The following are encoded in a window of Chloroflexota bacterium genomic DNA:
- the carB gene encoding carbamoyl-phosphate synthase large subunit, with protein MADLESVLVIGSGPIVIGQAAEFDYAGTQACKALREEGVRSILVNSNPATIMTDEGIADRVYIEPITRDVLARVIEQERPQGLLASMGGQTGLNMAVELGEAGILDAWDVRVLGTPLEGIQDAEDRERFRALMERIGEPVPESRTVTSLPDAWDFARSCGFPLVVRPAYTLGGTGGGFARHEDEFEAVVNGGLQASPIGQVLVERSLAGWKEIEYEVMRDGADNCITVCNMENFDPMGVHTGDSIVFAPSQTLSDKEYQMLRSAALRIIRALRVEGGCNVQFALDTKSFNYAVIEVNPRVSRSSALASKATGYPIARIAAKIALGRRLDELPNPITQRTCAAFEPALDYVVTKIPRWPFDKFEHADRRLGTQMKATGEVMAIERTIEACLNKAVRGLEIGGRTLLWEDPAWADDDEAIWWRIDHAHDERLWAIMAALRRGAEPAEIARRSHIDIFFVDKMAGIHAMERRLLHEPLTADLLWDAKRMGFSDEMIAALADELPQRVRERRESYGITPVYKMVDTCAAEFDAVTPYYWSTYEHENEAQPEADSPAVVIGSGPIRIGQGIEFDYCSVHAAWALQAAGRASVMINSNPETVSTDFDSSTRLYFEALDVESVADVLANEGRRNGMPPAIAQFGGQTAINLAEPLYTLGHEIAGGGPGSIDEAEDRAKFDRFLERLGLLRPPGATVTRMQDAVTVAEQLGYPVLVRPSYVLGGRAMEIVDDRQELERYIHEVTQPSPERPVLVDKYLEGRELEVDAICDGTHTLIPGIMEHIERAGVHSGDSFAVYPPVTASEATQAAILEATQRICAGLGARGLVNVQYVEYDGDVYVLEVNPRSSRTVPFLSKATGIPMVRLAMQTLFGATLAELGWEPGLATVPPLFAVKAPVFSMAKLSGVDTYLGPEMKSTGEVMGVDRAFPPALLKAMIAAGNALPPEGDVLLSIADRDKPGAVDIIRRLDQLGYGLVATEGTARFIRDLGFRARTVAKLRAGTPNVEQFIRSGSSVLVVNTLTGRRQALQDGHYMRRAAAETRTPCLTTLETVRSLLDALDTTRGAYDVRTIDEYRGAAPIPA; from the coding sequence GTGGCTGACCTCGAGAGCGTGCTGGTGATCGGCTCGGGGCCGATCGTGATTGGTCAGGCGGCGGAGTTCGACTACGCCGGAACGCAGGCCTGCAAGGCCCTGCGCGAGGAGGGCGTGCGCTCGATCCTGGTCAACTCCAACCCCGCCACGATCATGACGGACGAGGGCATCGCCGATCGCGTCTACATCGAGCCCATCACGCGCGACGTGCTGGCGCGTGTCATCGAGCAGGAACGGCCGCAGGGCCTGCTGGCGTCCATGGGCGGACAGACCGGCCTCAACATGGCCGTGGAGCTTGGCGAGGCCGGCATCTTGGACGCCTGGGACGTGCGCGTGCTGGGCACCCCGCTCGAAGGCATCCAGGACGCGGAGGACCGGGAGCGATTTCGAGCGCTGATGGAGCGCATCGGCGAGCCCGTGCCCGAGAGTCGCACCGTCACCTCGCTGCCGGACGCCTGGGATTTCGCGCGTTCGTGCGGCTTTCCGCTCGTGGTGCGCCCGGCCTACACCCTGGGCGGCACGGGCGGCGGATTCGCCCGGCACGAGGACGAGTTCGAGGCGGTGGTCAACGGCGGGCTCCAGGCGAGTCCGATCGGCCAGGTTCTCGTGGAGCGATCGCTGGCCGGGTGGAAAGAGATCGAATACGAGGTGATGCGCGACGGCGCCGACAACTGCATCACCGTCTGCAACATGGAGAACTTCGACCCGATGGGCGTGCACACGGGCGACTCCATCGTGTTCGCCCCTAGCCAAACACTCAGCGACAAGGAGTATCAGATGCTCCGGTCGGCGGCGCTGCGCATCATTCGCGCGCTGCGCGTGGAGGGTGGGTGCAACGTCCAGTTCGCCCTCGATACCAAGTCCTTCAACTACGCTGTGATCGAGGTGAACCCGCGCGTGAGCCGGTCATCCGCGCTGGCGTCCAAGGCCACGGGTTATCCGATCGCGCGCATTGCCGCCAAGATCGCCCTGGGCCGGCGGCTCGATGAACTGCCCAACCCGATCACGCAGCGGACCTGCGCCGCGTTCGAGCCCGCGCTCGACTATGTCGTGACCAAGATCCCTCGCTGGCCGTTCGACAAGTTCGAGCACGCCGACCGGCGTCTGGGCACCCAGATGAAGGCCACGGGCGAGGTGATGGCGATAGAGCGAACCATCGAGGCCTGCCTCAACAAGGCCGTTCGCGGGCTGGAGATCGGCGGCCGCACGCTCCTTTGGGAGGACCCGGCGTGGGCCGACGACGACGAGGCGATCTGGTGGCGCATCGACCACGCGCACGACGAGCGGCTGTGGGCCATCATGGCGGCCCTGCGGCGCGGGGCCGAACCGGCGGAGATCGCCCGGCGGTCGCACATCGACATCTTCTTCGTCGACAAGATGGCCGGCATCCACGCCATGGAGCGCCGCCTGCTCCACGAACCGCTGACCGCCGATCTGCTGTGGGACGCCAAGCGGATGGGATTCTCCGATGAAATGATCGCCGCGTTGGCGGACGAGCTGCCCCAGCGCGTGCGGGAACGGCGCGAATCCTACGGGATCACGCCGGTCTACAAGATGGTCGACACGTGCGCGGCGGAGTTCGACGCCGTCACGCCCTACTACTGGAGCACCTACGAGCACGAAAACGAGGCCCAGCCCGAGGCCGACTCACCGGCGGTGGTGATCGGCAGCGGACCCATTCGTATCGGGCAGGGCATCGAGTTCGACTACTGCTCCGTCCACGCGGCGTGGGCCCTGCAAGCGGCGGGACGCGCCAGCGTGATGATCAACTCGAACCCCGAGACCGTGAGCACCGACTTCGACTCGTCCACGCGGCTGTATTTCGAGGCGCTTGACGTCGAAAGCGTGGCTGACGTGCTCGCCAACGAGGGCCGGCGCAACGGGATGCCGCCCGCTATCGCGCAGTTTGGTGGCCAGACGGCCATCAACTTAGCCGAGCCGCTCTACACGCTGGGCCATGAGATTGCGGGCGGAGGTCCGGGAAGCATCGACGAGGCGGAGGATCGGGCCAAGTTCGACCGGTTCCTCGAACGGCTCGGTCTGCTGCGTCCGCCGGGGGCCACGGTGACCCGCATGCAAGACGCGGTGACCGTGGCCGAGCAGCTAGGGTATCCCGTGCTCGTGCGCCCGTCCTACGTCTTGGGCGGCCGCGCCATGGAGATCGTCGACGACCGGCAGGAGCTCGAACGCTATATCCACGAGGTCACGCAGCCCTCGCCCGAACGCCCCGTGCTCGTCGACAAATACCTCGAAGGCCGCGAGCTCGAAGTCGACGCGATTTGCGACGGCACGCACACGCTGATTCCCGGCATCATGGAGCACATCGAGCGGGCCGGCGTGCACTCCGGCGACAGCTTCGCCGTATATCCGCCGGTCACGGCGTCGGAGGCGACGCAGGCGGCGATTCTCGAAGCCACGCAGCGCATCTGCGCCGGGCTCGGCGCGCGCGGGCTCGTCAACGTGCAGTACGTGGAGTACGACGGCGACGTCTACGTGCTGGAGGTCAATCCGCGGTCCAGCCGCACGGTGCCGTTCTTGAGCAAGGCCACCGGGATTCCCATGGTGCGCCTGGCCATGCAGACGTTGTTCGGCGCGACATTGGCCGAGCTTGGTTGGGAACCCGGCCTCGCCACGGTTCCCCCGTTGTTCGCCGTGAAAGCTCCCGTCTTTTCGATGGCCAAGCTCTCAGGCGTGGACACCTATCTGGGACCGGAGATGAAGAGCACGGGCGAAGTGATGGGCGTCGATCGCGCGTTTCCGCCTGCCCTGCTCAAGGCCATGATCGCGGCGGGCAACGCGCTGCCGCCCGAAGGCGACGTGCTGCTCTCGATCGCCGACCGCGACAAGCCCGGGGCCGTCGACATCATCCGGCGCCTGGACCAGTTGGGGTATGGGCTCGTCGCCACCGAAGGCACGGCCCGCTTCATTCGCGACCTCGGGTTCCGCGCTCGCACGGTGGCCAAATTGCGGGCCGGCACCCCAAACGTGGAGCAGTTCATTCGCTCGGGCAGCAGCGTCCTGGTCGTCAATACGCTGACGGGCCGACGCCAGGCGCTGCAGGACGGGCACTACATGCGTCGGGCCGCCGCCGAGACGCGCACCCCCTGTCTCACCACGCTTGAGACGGTGCGCTCGCTGCTGGACGCGCTGGACACCACGCGCGGGGCGTATGACGTGCGCACGATCGACGAATACCGCGGCGCGGCTCCAATCCCGGCGTGA
- a CDS encoding dihydroorotate dehydrogenase electron transfer subunit, translating to MKALQETARVVRNERITERLWWCTYESPGIAATARAGQFAHALCGDPGSYDPMLRRPLSFSRVEPEQGRIAFLIDVVGRGTDWLVRQDPGTDIDLLGPLGTWFEWQPNAERALFVGGGIGLAPLLVMADGAAANGVESTILCGARDAAGVTPADWIHESATYLTATDDGSQGHAGVITDLVPDWWDWSQQVFVCGPTPMLEAMSRLSARFGLQRGQRPVFASLEARMGCAVGVCYSCVVRTTHGVKRVCRDGPVFRQDALSWEWTHD from the coding sequence GTGAAGGCGCTCCAGGAGACGGCGCGGGTCGTCCGCAACGAGCGGATCACCGAGCGCCTGTGGTGGTGTACCTACGAGTCGCCGGGTATTGCGGCGACCGCCCGCGCCGGACAGTTTGCCCACGCCCTGTGCGGCGATCCCGGCAGCTACGACCCCATGCTGCGGCGACCGTTGAGCTTCAGCCGCGTCGAGCCGGAGCAGGGCCGCATCGCCTTTCTGATCGATGTCGTGGGTCGCGGCACCGACTGGCTCGTGCGGCAAGATCCGGGAACGGACATCGACTTGCTGGGCCCGCTCGGAACGTGGTTCGAGTGGCAGCCAAACGCCGAGCGCGCGCTCTTCGTCGGCGGCGGAATCGGTCTGGCGCCGCTGCTGGTGATGGCCGACGGCGCCGCGGCCAACGGCGTCGAGTCCACCATTCTGTGCGGCGCGCGCGATGCGGCGGGCGTCACTCCCGCGGACTGGATTCATGAGTCGGCCACCTACCTCACCGCGACCGACGACGGCTCGCAGGGCCACGCGGGCGTGATCACGGACCTGGTTCCCGACTGGTGGGATTGGTCCCAGCAAGTGTTCGTGTGCGGTCCCACGCCGATGCTCGAGGCCATGTCGCGGCTCAGCGCCAGATTCGGATTACAGCGCGGTCAACGCCCGGTCTTTGCGTCGCTCGAGGCTCGCATGGGCTGCGCCGTTGGCGTGTGCTACTCCTGCGTCGTCCGCACCACGCATGGCGTCAAGCGCGTATGTAGGGACGGACCTGTCTTTCGTCAAGACGCGCTCTCGTGGGAATGGACCCACGATTAG
- the carA gene encoding glutamine-hydrolyzing carbamoyl-phosphate synthase small subunit, translating to MQAEPAALALATGDVFFGYGFGSREPAEGEVVFNTSMTGYQEITTDASYRGQIVTLTYPLINNYGVNADDVESRRPWIAGLVVRELAPTSSNWRAAGGLGAFLDEHGIAGIMGIDTRALVRVIRRTGPAPSRLVRAPRDVARGATTFHWLRGAHPGAAVWAESEVERAQDLPPYDDQPFVSEVTVPEPFTATSAPWAPWPEPRRRDREPRIALLDIGVKTNIVRSLARRGARVHVLPYGSTPSDIDALQPDGVVVGNGPGDPVQADRAVETVRAMIGRYPLMGICLGHQVLGLAIGATTSRLPFGHRGANHPVQDLTDGRVHITSQNHGFQVDADSIPADSGFTVSHVNLNDGSVEGLSHERLPVFSIQYHPEASPGPQDNQYLFDRFLDAIEGAGGCAA from the coding sequence ATGCAGGCTGAGCCCGCCGCGCTGGCGCTCGCCACGGGCGACGTGTTCTTCGGCTATGGCTTCGGCAGCCGCGAACCGGCCGAGGGCGAAGTGGTGTTCAACACGAGCATGACGGGCTATCAGGAAATCACGACCGACGCGTCGTACCGCGGGCAGATCGTGACCTTGACCTACCCGCTGATCAACAACTACGGCGTGAACGCCGACGACGTGGAGTCGCGCCGCCCATGGATCGCCGGTCTCGTCGTGCGCGAGCTTGCGCCGACCTCCAGCAACTGGCGCGCGGCCGGCGGCTTGGGCGCGTTCCTGGACGAGCACGGCATCGCGGGAATCATGGGCATCGACACGCGGGCGTTGGTGCGCGTGATCCGCCGCACCGGCCCGGCGCCGAGCCGGCTGGTGCGCGCGCCCCGCGACGTGGCCCGCGGCGCTACGACCTTCCACTGGCTGCGGGGAGCGCATCCCGGCGCCGCAGTCTGGGCCGAGAGCGAGGTCGAGCGGGCGCAGGACTTGCCGCCCTACGACGACCAGCCCTTTGTTTCCGAAGTCACCGTCCCCGAGCCGTTCACGGCCACCAGCGCGCCGTGGGCGCCCTGGCCGGAGCCCCGGAGGCGCGACCGGGAACCGCGCATCGCCCTCCTGGACATTGGCGTCAAGACCAACATCGTGCGCTCGCTCGCCCGCCGCGGGGCGCGGGTGCACGTGCTGCCCTATGGCTCAACCCCGAGCGACATCGACGCCCTGCAGCCGGACGGCGTCGTGGTGGGCAACGGACCGGGTGATCCGGTGCAGGCCGACCGGGCCGTCGAAACCGTCCGCGCCATGATCGGTCGCTATCCGCTGATGGGCATTTGCCTGGGGCATCAGGTTCTGGGGCTGGCGATCGGGGCCACCACCAGTCGCCTGCCCTTCGGCCATCGCGGCGCCAACCACCCGGTGCAGGACCTCACGGATGGGCGGGTGCACATCACGTCACAGAATCACGGCTTTCAGGTCGATGCGGACTCGATTCCGGCCGACAGCGGCTTCACCGTGAGCCACGTCAATTTGAATGACGGCTCGGTCGAGGGCCTGAGCCACGAGCGCCTGCCGGTCTTCTCCATTCAGTACCACCCCGAGGCCAGCCCAGGCCCCCAGGACAACCAGTACCTCTTCGACCGGTTCCTCGACGCGATCGAGGGCGCGGGCGGGTGCGCGGCTTGA
- a CDS encoding gluconate 2-dehydrogenase subunit 3 family protein, translated as MSAELRFLTGEQLRLATAVLDVIIPPDGESPGAGGAGGAERLDAILAERPNVRRPVLEALRAIDIAAGPRGFLACEPATRPDVLRTVETAQPEAFIALVEQTYNAHYTSPRVRRALGFTPENPQPEGFTQARPFDPALLEGVRARNRTWRRV; from the coding sequence ATGAGCGCCGAGTTGCGCTTCCTGACCGGCGAGCAGTTGCGCCTGGCAACGGCCGTGCTGGACGTGATCATTCCGCCCGATGGCGAAAGCCCCGGGGCGGGCGGGGCCGGAGGCGCCGAGCGCCTGGACGCCATCCTGGCCGAGCGACCCAACGTCAGGCGCCCGGTGCTCGAAGCGCTGCGGGCGATCGACATCGCCGCGGGCCCACGCGGTTTTCTTGCATGTGAACCCGCGACCCGGCCCGATGTGTTGCGAACGGTTGAGACGGCGCAACCCGAGGCCTTCATCGCCTTGGTCGAGCAGACATACAACGCTCACTACACGAGTCCCAGGGTGCGCCGTGCATTGGGCTTCACACCCGAGAATCCGCAGCCCGAAGGATTCACGCAAGCCCGCCCCTTCGACCCCGCCCTGCTCGAAGGTGTGCGCGCGCGCAATCGGACCTGGCGCCGCGTTTAG